In Fibrobacter sp. UWB16, a single genomic region encodes these proteins:
- a CDS encoding O-acetyl-ADP-ribose deacetylase — MIDIEIIQGDITKLKVDAIVNAANCSLLGGSGVDGAIHRAAGLELLQACIPLNGCETGQAKITPGFKLPAKFVIHTPGPIYRDGLHGEPKLLESCYKNCLTLAEENSCETVAFPAISTGVYGYPWKEATEIAVKTVREYSARNVKKVIFCCFSAEMEKIYKLEVTKVR; from the coding sequence ATGATCGATATTGAAATTATCCAGGGCGACATCACCAAGTTGAAGGTGGATGCCATTGTGAATGCGGCGAATTGTTCGCTGTTAGGTGGCAGCGGTGTCGATGGGGCAATCCATCGTGCGGCGGGTCTGGAACTTTTACAAGCATGCATTCCCCTGAACGGTTGTGAGACTGGCCAGGCTAAAATCACTCCCGGGTTTAAGCTCCCGGCGAAGTTTGTAATCCATACCCCGGGTCCGATTTATCGTGATGGCCTGCATGGTGAACCCAAACTTTTGGAGTCGTGCTACAAGAACTGCCTCACTCTTGCCGAAGAAAACAGCTGTGAAACTGTCGCCTTCCCCGCAATCTCCACCGGCGTTTATGGCTACCCCTGGAAAGAGGCGACCGAAATTGCCGTGAAAACGGTTCGCGAATATTCCGCACGGAATGTCAAGAAGGTCATCTTCTGCTGCTTCAGCGCGGAGATGGAAAAAATCTACAAGCTTGAGGTGACGAAAGTACGGTAA
- a CDS encoding pyridoxamine 5'-phosphate oxidase family protein yields the protein MEEVKNFIKECGAYFLATVDGDEPKVRPFGTIEIFEGKLYIQTGKSKNVSKQIQKNGKVQLCAMNKAGNKWLRLSGTLVRDDRREPKVHMLEAYPELKRMYSPDDENTEVLYFKDATATFCSFTEPPRTVKF from the coding sequence ATGGAAGAAGTCAAAAACTTTATCAAGGAATGCGGCGCCTATTTTCTCGCAACGGTTGATGGCGACGAACCGAAAGTACGCCCCTTCGGGACTATTGAAATTTTCGAAGGCAAGCTCTACATCCAAACGGGCAAGTCCAAGAATGTCTCGAAGCAGATTCAGAAAAATGGCAAGGTTCAGCTTTGCGCTATGAACAAGGCTGGCAATAAGTGGCTCCGTTTGAGCGGAACACTCGTCCGTGATGACCGTCGTGAACCTAAGGTCCATATGCTCGAAGCCTATCCCGAACTCAAGCGCATGTATTCCCCGGACGACGAAAACACCGAAGTCCTCTACTTCAAGGATGCAACCGCCACGTTCTGCAGTTTCACTGAACCTCCGCGTACCGTGAAGTTCTAA
- a CDS encoding VOC family protein yields the protein MKIEHVAIWVRDVDKVCEFYRKYFGGVVHPIYHNPAKQFTSRFITFDDGARLEIMHRPDICVERNVGTVTSLQSDTHRSANEKMQAFFRFLTSAVFHVKQLQTEEAAGNSFTDISEVQQVGSEGANTIAKPDTQHLGFTHLSFSVDSKEEVDHLTQQMSSEGVPVVGQPRTTGDGYYESVVLDPEGNRIEITI from the coding sequence ATGAAGATTGAGCATGTTGCCATTTGGGTCAGAGATGTCGATAAGGTTTGTGAGTTCTACCGGAAGTACTTCGGTGGGGTAGTCCACCCGATTTACCACAACCCGGCAAAACAGTTTACCAGCCGGTTCATTACCTTCGATGACGGTGCCCGTCTGGAAATCATGCATCGTCCTGATATATGTGTTGAACGAAATGTTGGGACTGTAACTTCGTTACAGTCCGACACCCATCGGTCAGCAAATGAAAAAATGCAAGCATTTTTTCGCTTTCTGACCTCGGCCGTGTTTCACGTGAAACAATTGCAAACCGAGGAAGCGGCGGGAAACTCGTTTACCGACATTTCCGAGGTGCAGCAAGTTGGCTCCGAAGGAGCAAACACGATAGCGAAGCCAGACACCCAACATCTCGGATTTACCCATCTTTCCTTTTCCGTTGATTCAAAAGAAGAGGTTGACCACCTGACCCAACAAATGTCTTCCGAAGGTGTACCCGTTGTAGGTCAACCTCGAACTACCGGCGACGGGTATTACGAAAGTGTTGTCCTCGACCCCGAAGGGAACAGAATAGAAATTACTATATAA